The DNA region AACTCGGTATTGCGACGGCAAACCTGTTCGCAGGGGTGGGCGCAGATACGCCCCAGGGTTTGCGGCATAAAAATCTTTTCACGCACAACACTCAGGGCGTCAGCGTATTTGCCTTCACCGGCAAGGCGAACATACTGTTTTACGTCAGTGTGCATTGGGCAGGCAGACTGACAGGCGGGCGCTTCATCGCCCATGCAGCCATCAACGACATCGCGAGCAGCGTCGTACAACTTCTGGCTGAAAATTATATTTTCCATAAAGGATTCTGCGTTAGGGTCACTCAGGCTCTTTGAAAATACTGAGCCTGAGCTTTACAAGAGTGGATGTTCAGACGATCAATCAGCTGCCTGCGTTAATAACCGCAGCGCCTTCTTTCTCAGCTTCGTAGTAAGCGTGACTCCACTCAATCCAGGAACCATCGTAGTTAAAGACTTCCTCAGCACCCAGAACCTCTTTCAGAACCATAGTGGTGTGAGCAGAACGTACCCCCGACTGACAGTAGGAAATCACTTTCTTGCCTTCAATCAGGTCGCCATAAATTGCTTTCAGCTCTTCCGCACTTTTCAGGGTCGTGTCTTCATTCAGCGCGGCAGTCCACTCCAGGAACTGACTGGCAGGAATAGCGCCCGGACCGAATGCGCCAGACAGTGTCTGAGAACCGTCGTGTTCACCCAGACCGCGGGTATCAATGATCACCCAGTCTGAATCGCTGGTTGCATTCATCACCATTTCAAACGTTGCCAGTTCAGCTTCGCTGTAGTCAGGTGCTGTATAGTCTGTTGCTTCAACCGTCGGGTTGGCACTGCCGGTTGGCAGACCTGCACCGCTCCAGGCATTCAAACCACCATCCAGATAGCGAACATCGTTGTGTCCCAGCATTTTAACCTGCCAGTAAAGGCGGGCAGCATCATGATGGTCATCTGCCGCATAAACGACAATCGTACTTTCCGGCGTAGCTCCAAAGCTACCCAGCAGTTGCTCCATCTCATCCTGCCCTGGACGCATGCCTCCGTATGGATAAGCGTCACCAGAGGCAGAGTAATCAGAACGCCATACCGTGAAAGACCCCTGAATCGGGCGGTTACCACGTACCGGATTCAGGGAACCAATCACGACAACGTTCTCGTCAGATTCCATCAGCTGCTGCAGTGCTTCAGGTGTAATAAAAGCGTCTGTGTTCGCATACTCAGCGATTTTCATTGCCTGTTCAGTCGCATCCACGTTCACAGCCTCCACACCAAACATTGCACGGTACACAGGCATAGCTACCACTGCAGCACCGGCCAGCACTGCAGCAGCTAATGTCTTCTTTTTCATGTCGTTCCTCAGAATATATAGTTTTTACTTTTCTTTCAGCCACAGCACACTGCCATTTACTGACAAAATGCTGAAGGAGTGCTGAAAAAAATTTAATCTGATTATAAATAGAACAAAATTTTCTATATTGCTTCAGATCAAAACCATTAAGTATCGCCATCTAAATCGAAACAATTTTAGTTCCAAAAATACCACCCGGATTACACATTTCCGAAACAGGATAAAAACAAGAGCAACAATGGAGCACAATTACGAATAGAAAAAATGATTCGTTTATTTCATTAAATGGAACACAACTACCATGTAACCAGCTATCACACAGTCACGACACAACAGCACCAAATCACGATAGACTGCCAGCCTTTGAGTATGATCTTTGACTATCAACCAACCTGACCATCACCCTTGTTTTTTAAGTGATTAACGGGGAAGACAATGCAAAAAACTGAGCAAATCATCAACGGTCGTTTGTACAAAAAACCATTACAGCCTGTTGTCGTTATCTGCATTGATGGCAATGCACCTGAATACTTTTCGTCAGCTGTTATATACCTTTGATCACTAACTTTGCTATTGCTGAAAACACAGGTAAAACGTTACGTAATTTCGATGCCTTTTACCTGGCGATGCAATAGTCCAAACAAGCGCTTATCTCTCCAGAAACAGCAGCTCCATAATGGTTCTGCTGTTTTTTGTTTTACGGCATTCGCCAGTGTATAAATTGACTTAACGGTTAATGTTTTCAACACTCATTAGTCAAGGTCGTTGATGCTCGATATTTTTCAACAGGGGATCATGGCTGGAATTGCCATTGCTGCGCCCGTTGGTCCCATTGGTTTATTGTGCCTGCGCCGAACCCTGAACGACGGTCGGCTGGCTGGACTTGCTTCCGGGCTTGGAGCAGCCACTGCAGATGGTTTGTATGGCATGATTGTCGCTGCGGGCTTAACTGCTTCAGGACTGCTGGACAGTCATGCTGGTCAATTGAGCATTGCTGGCGGTTTGTTAATCGCTTTTCTGGGGATGCAGGGTTTGCGAAGTTTTCTGAAAAACAATAAAAATTCAGAAAAAGCAGCCGCATCACCTGCCAAAACAACTATCCTGGCTGCTTTTTCTACAACATTTATTCTGACCATCATCAATCCGATGACCATTCTGATGTTTGCCGGACTGATTGCAGGACTAAACACTGTCGTTCATTCTGAATCAGGTTCAGCCTATTGGCTGGTTTCTGGTATTTTTCTCGGTTCAACCATCTGGTGGCTTTTTCTGGTTCATATCGCCTTGATAGCCAGATCGCGTTTAACCACTGCGGTTACCCGCTGGTTCGATTTTGCCTCAGGCACTCTGCTGTTACTCTGGGGTTTGTGGATCGCGCTGAAAAGCCTGACTTAAAAGGCTTCATTCACACCGACATAAATGCCACTGTCACCATTACCCCAGGCAAAATCTGCCCGCAGATTAACACCCGGCTTCAGCTCATAGCGATAACCCAGACCCACAGTATGAATCCATGGCTCACTGCCAAGGTCAGACACATCGAGTCCCAAAGTGCCAGCTCCCAACCAGTACACCATACCGTGCCTGCCCGGCAGGTCGTGGCGATACTCTACCTGGCTCATCAACATCTGCCGTCCACGATACCGTCCTGTCGTATACCCACGAAGACGGTCCTCACCGCCCAGTTTGGTCATGTTATCCCAGGTCACATCGCCAAACTTGAATTCCGAAGCAAGTTGAAACGCCAGAACACCAGGCCCTATCGCCTGATACTCACGATACTCCAGCGCCAGCTTCCTGAAATTATGCCTGCGATCTGCCGAACTGGTATAAAAGCCACCGTCGGCTTGCAATAAACGACCACGCTTAGCATTCAGGCCAAAATCCCTGCTGTCGTACATAGCGTGAAAGGTAGCACCTGCGGTGCGTACATCCTGAGGGAAAGCTGAAGACGTCGGAGGCTGTGCCTGATGTGATTCAACAGAGCCTTTAACATTGTTCTGGCCCAGAGATGCACCCGCCCCAATATAAAAAGCGGGCGCCATGCGGAACATATACTTTGAATTAACAAGCAACGTATCCAGGCTGAAAGAGTGCTTATTGCGATTCCTCTGCCCATCCCGGATGCCGGGGCCGTAGAAAACATCATTTACTTTCTCGGCAACACCCCAGATATATAAACGACGTCGATCTTCCTTTAGAAATACCTGAGTATCCAGATCCAGACCAACATTGCCTTTTGATGACCCGAATACTGTCAGGGTAATTGACGAGGGCTGACTAACGGTATCCTCTTTATCCACCACAAACAGGCCAACCGATGAAACACCCAGTCCAAAACCGGAGTCAGGTGTAGCAAAAGGCCCCGGTACCGCTGTCCAGTCAATACCATCATCCGGGTTAAACTCACCGTCAGCTCCCAGCCTTTCCAGTTCATGTTCTACCCAGTTTGACACTTTGCTAAACCAGCTTTGTTCTGGTTGTACAGCCTTGTCTTCTGCATAAAGGGACAGAGAACTCAGTAGTAAAAGAACCCCTCCAAACAACTGGCCTGGTGATCGATTGGGCATGCCTGACTATCTACATCTGGTGAATGAAGGGAAGGAATACTATGTGTCTGGAAAGCAGGCTTCAAGTTTCCTTTTAATCAATAGCGAGGATTAAACTTTTCCAGATATTCTAAAACCCTTACCCGGCTCGTTATGGATGAATAACAGACCGGATAAAGGTTTTACGTCGTTCAGTTTATGTTGTTTGTGTTTGATGCGCTGCCAGCCCGGATAGCTTGTGATTCTTCAAGAATCGCAGTAACAGTACAACACTGAAAAATGCCGTGAGTGTTTCCGCAAACAGAATGCTGGACCAGATACCTTTCTCTGGAAAGAACCCTGGCAGCAGAACAATACCCAGCACCACAAACACAAAACCCCGACCAAGGGACAACAGTGTCGCCTGATTAGGCTGTGCCGTTGCCTGAAACAGGTTGGCAATAATCATGTTCAGACCCATCAGTGGCGGAGCCAGAAAATAGAATCGCAGAGCCGTTGTTGCCAGTTCAATCAGCTCTGGCCTGCCAACAATATAAAAGCGCGCAATGGCTTCTGCCGCCAGCCAGACCACAACCAGATAGATCACCCCGCTGACCAGTACCGAGCGCAACCCCAGAAACAGAGTTTCCCGAACACGTTCACTGTTGTTCGCACCATGGTTAAAGCTGATAATCGGCTGACACGCCTGGGCAATACCCACCATCGTAAACAGAGCAAACACACCGACGTTAGCGGTCAGGCCATAGGCGACGACATGCCCCTCACCGTACTGACTTAACAATACGACATTGAACAGCATGATGGTCATGGCTGAAGTCACTTCGATAAAAAAGGTGGGTGTTCCGATTTTCAGAATGCTCCGAACCTTATCAAAGCCCAGCCCCTGAATACTTAGACGCAGGTGTCCACGCTGACTGATAAAATGTGTCAGCAGAATACAGATAATCAGAATCTGTGAAATACCGGTCGCCAGTGCCGCCCCTGTCATGCCCCAGCCGAACTCGATGACAAACAGATAATCCAGCACCAGGTTGGTAACAGCACCACCTGACATGGCATACATCGCCAGTCTGGGGTTTGTGTCGTTACGGACAAAACAGGACAAAACCCAGGCCAGTGCATAAATCACGAAGAATTTGAGCATCAACCCCAGGTATTCATTCGCAAGGGATGCCATGTAACCTTTAGCGCCCACCAGCGCCATCATATCCTCAAGCCAGTAAAGGCCGGCAGCCACCAGAACAACAGACACGATCGCAGTAAACAACATTGCCTGGGTAAACAGGGATTGTCCGCCCTGCAGGTTCTTTTTACCAAATTCAATAGACATCAGTGCTGCACCACCAATGCCAATCATCATCGCAACCGCTGTAAAGAAGGAGAAAAACGGTATAGTCAGAGAGATAGCCCCCAGACCTTCAGAGCCCACACCGCGACCAATAAACAACGCATCCCCCATAATAAACAGGGATTTAATTAACATGCCGGAAAGGGCTGGCAATAAATACCGGTAAAATGAAGAACGCACCGGGTCTTCATGTAGATTTATCGTTTTTTTAGACATACGCACACTTCCTCCCTGAACCGGGAGTAAAAGACAGATAGAAAAAGAGTGAATGGTATTCTCAGGCGGGAGAGATAGTACTTAAAGGGACAGAACGCGCATTTTATGGTGTTATTTGAACACTCTCTTACGAAAAGCGGCTGGCGACTCGCCGGTCAGTCTTCGGAAAAAACGACAGAAGTAAGAAGGGTCGTCATAACCCATTTCAATCGCAATGGTTTTAACGG from Endozoicomonas sp. NE40 includes:
- a CDS encoding sulfurtransferase, whose amino-acid sequence is MKKKTLAAAVLAGAAVVAMPVYRAMFGVEAVNVDATEQAMKIAEYANTDAFITPEALQQLMESDENVVVIGSLNPVRGNRPIQGSFTVWRSDYSASGDAYPYGGMRPGQDEMEQLLGSFGATPESTIVVYAADDHHDAARLYWQVKMLGHNDVRYLDGGLNAWSGAGLPTGSANPTVEATDYTAPDYSEAELATFEMVMNATSDSDWVIIDTRGLGEHDGSQTLSGAFGPGAIPASQFLEWTAALNEDTTLKSAEELKAIYGDLIEGKKVISYCQSGVRSAHTTMVLKEVLGAEEVFNYDGSWIEWSHAYYEAEKEGAAVINAGS
- a CDS encoding MATE family efflux transporter, which translates into the protein MSKKTINLHEDPVRSSFYRYLLPALSGMLIKSLFIMGDALFIGRGVGSEGLGAISLTIPFFSFFTAVAMMIGIGGAALMSIEFGKKNLQGGQSLFTQAMLFTAIVSVVLVAAGLYWLEDMMALVGAKGYMASLANEYLGLMLKFFVIYALAWVLSCFVRNDTNPRLAMYAMSGGAVTNLVLDYLFVIEFGWGMTGAALATGISQILIICILLTHFISQRGHLRLSIQGLGFDKVRSILKIGTPTFFIEVTSAMTIMLFNVVLLSQYGEGHVVAYGLTANVGVFALFTMVGIAQACQPIISFNHGANNSERVRETLFLGLRSVLVSGVIYLVVVWLAAEAIARFYIVGRPELIELATTALRFYFLAPPLMGLNMIIANLFQATAQPNQATLLSLGRGFVFVVLGIVLLPGFFPEKGIWSSILFAETLTAFFSVVLLLRFLKNHKLSGLAAHQTQTT
- a CDS encoding LysE family translocator — protein: MAGIAIAAPVGPIGLLCLRRTLNDGRLAGLASGLGAATADGLYGMIVAAGLTASGLLDSHAGQLSIAGGLLIAFLGMQGLRSFLKNNKNSEKAAASPAKTTILAAFSTTFILTIINPMTILMFAGLIAGLNTVVHSESGSAYWLVSGIFLGSTIWWLFLVHIALIARSRLTTAVTRWFDFASGTLLLLWGLWIALKSLT